CCTACTTGCGCGGCAGGCAGCCGAGCGAGCAGCGGCTACGGCGCCTCCAGGCGGTCCTCGACCGCTTCCAGGGCGAGGTGGCGCAGCACTTCCAGGAGTCCGGCGAGCTGATCACGCGCCTGCGCACGGACGTGGAGTCGCTCTACCACCACCTCGAGAGCGGGGCCGCCCGGCTCACGACGGAGGACGCCACCCAGGCGCGCCTGCGTCAGCTCGAGGAGACCGCGGCGACGCAGTCGGGGCCCTGCGCCGCCGACCGGCCCGGCGCAGCCGACCGGCCCGGCGACCGCTAGCCGCCGAACGCGGCGCGGCGGCCGAACGCGGCCCGAGTGCCGAACGCGGGCGCGCCCGCGTTCACCGGTCGCGACCTCGGCGCTCTGGCGCGCCATTGCCGACCCCGCGCGCGGCCACGGACGCCAGGGCGGCCGGCGACCCGGCGCTCTGCCGGCGCCGGCCGCTCGTCACGGAATGGTCCGACCAACTCGCGACAGAAGGCCTGTCGTAAGGCAGGGAAACCCGCTGCAGGGCGAATTTCCTCATGTTTCGACCCCCGGGGTGCGTGATAGACTCCCCGGCGACGTGAAGCGGCTGCTCCTCATCCTCACCCTGCTGTTGACCTGCGTAACGGCCGCCGCTCAGGAACGGCACAACTACCTTGCGGTCAACGGTACCGTCGTCGACGCCGCCGGCCCCTACTACTTCATGAAGCAGGGCGACAGTTCCAACGCCTTCGTGCGGGCCCAGCCCATCGCCGAGGCGATGAAGCTCACGGTCGACTACGTCGCCGACGAGAAAGTCCTCGTGTTCTCCGACGGGTTCAGGACGGCGCGCTTCAAGGCGACGTCCGACGTCCAGGCCGGCTTGGTCAAGGCGGCCGGCACCGTCGCCCTCTCCCCTGCCCTGGGTGGTCAGACCACTTTGGCGAGCCCCATGGCCATCCTCGTCGACGGGGTCGCGTACGTCGCCGTCACGCCGCTCGTCACGGCCTTCGAGGGCGAGAGCACGTGGAACGCCGAGCGCCAGGTGCTCACGATAGACACGGCCGACCGCCTCGGCTACACGCTCGCCCGGGCGCGGACCGGCATCACGGACGGCGTCTCGCGCGTCGCCATCGACATCCCGGAGAACGCCGACTACCAGGTGGCCGCGGGGGGCAAGGCCCTCGTCATCGTCCTCCCTGGCGCGCGCTCCGAAGCGTACGAGGTGACGGTCGACGACGCCAACCTGAGCGCGCTCAGCGTCACGAACGAGGCCGGTCGCGTCACGATCGGCGTGCACACCAAGTTCGACCTCGCAGCGTCGGGCACCGGCTTCCGCGTCGGCATCGTGCCGAAGGCCACCGGCCGCACCCTCTACGTCGACTTCGCCCCGAGCGTGGCCGGCGCGGCCGTGGCGGCGCTGCAGGCGGTCGCCGCGCCGGCCGAGACACCCGTGCCGGCTTTGCAGACCGTTCCCGAGCAGCGGCAGGTAGTCGTGATAGACGCCGGTCACGGGGGCCACGACCCGGGCGCGACCGGTTACGCCGTGGAGAAGAACGTGGTGCTCTCCGTGGCCCTGCAACTCAAGCGGCTGCTGGAGGCCGAGGGGGTCGAGGTCATCCTCACCAGGGGCGACGACACGTTCCTGACCTTGCAGCAGCGCTCGCTCTTCGCCGCTCCGGAGCGCAACCTGTTCGTCTCGATCCACGCGAACTCCGCCTCCAACGCCTCGGCCGCCGGGATCGAGACCTGGGTGTTCGGCGAGCCGCTCAACCCATCGCTCATTGACAGGGCCATCGAGGAGAACGGCGGCGGCACCGAGGGCCAGGCCCTCACGGAGGAGGCGCGCGCCAGCGCCCGCGACCTGGCGGCCGACATCCTGCGCGAGGCCCAGCTCAACTACTCGCTCACCCTGGCCGAGA
This is a stretch of genomic DNA from Trueperaceae bacterium. It encodes these proteins:
- a CDS encoding DUF1043 family protein; this encodes MSAWLWAVIAFLVGIGAGWGLSTYLRGRQPSEQRLRRLQAVLDRFQGEVAQHFQESGELITRLRTDVESLYHHLESGAARLTTEDATQARLRQLEETAATQSGPCAADRPGAADRPGDR
- a CDS encoding N-acetylmuramoyl-L-alanine amidase — encoded protein: MKRLLLILTLLLTCVTAAAQERHNYLAVNGTVVDAAGPYYFMKQGDSSNAFVRAQPIAEAMKLTVDYVADEKVLVFSDGFRTARFKATSDVQAGLVKAAGTVALSPALGGQTTLASPMAILVDGVAYVAVTPLVTAFEGESTWNAERQVLTIDTADRLGYTLARARTGITDGVSRVAIDIPENADYQVAAGGKALVIVLPGARSEAYEVTVDDANLSALSVTNEAGRVTIGVHTKFDLAASGTGFRVGIVPKATGRTLYVDFAPSVAGAAVAALQAVAAPAETPVPALQTVPEQRQVVVIDAGHGGHDPGATGYAVEKNVVLSVALQLKRLLEAEGVEVILTRGDDTFLTLQQRSLFAAPERNLFVSIHANSASNASAAGIETWVFGEPLNPSLIDRAIEENGGGTEGQALTEEARASARDLAADILREAQLNYSLTLAETVQRNLIDATGARDRGVRANLFYVIRTARIPAILVELGFVSNPEEGRDLASSSYQGKLAQALADGLLEFLHGGGLVARR